GGCCGCCTCGACGTTCCTCTTCCTCGTCCCGCTCTTCAGCGTGCTGATCGGCGTCGTGTTCCTCGGTGAGGTCCCCACGGGCCCGCTGCTGGTGGGCGCCGCCCTCATCGCGGCCGGGATCGTACTCACGAGCCGGGCGCCGGTGGCGTGAGGAGCACCGCGTGCCGGACAGCCGCCCGTTCCGCCTCGACGCGCCCCTGGCCTTCGCCTCGCTGGAAGAGATCCCGGCGCTCGCGCGCCGGCTGGAACGGCTTGGTTTTGAGGGCGCTTGGACCCAGGAGGGTGTGCACGACCCGTTCCTGCCGCTCGCGGTGGCCGCGCCGACCACGCTCCGGATCACCCTCGGCACCGCGGTCGCGCTGGCGTTTCCCCGGAGCCCGATGGTGACCGCGTACATGGCGTGGGACCTCCAGCGTGCGAGCCGCGGCCGGTTCATCCTGGGTCTGGGGACGCAGGTCCGCGGTCACATCGAGCGCAGGTTCAGCGCGGCCTGGAGCTCCCCGGGGCCGCGGCTCCGGGAAGGGGTCCTCGCCCTCCGCGCCATCTGGGAGTGCTGGCAGCACAGGACGCCGCTGGATTTCCGGGGCGAATACTACGGCTTCACGCTGATGCCGCCGGCCTTCGTCCCGGACCCGTTGCCATGGTTCCCCATTCCCGTCTACCTGGCCGGTGTCAACGCGTACAACTGCCGGCTCGCTGGTGAGGTCGCAGACGGGCTCCACGTCCATCCGTTCCACACGGCCCCGTACCTTCGCGACGTCATCACGCCGCAGGTGGAAGAGGGTCTCCGGCGTTCCGGTCGCGGCCGAGGGAGCTTCACGGTGGCCGTGACGGCGTTCGTCGCCGCCGGAGCTACGGCGCGTGCCGTGGCGCGACAGCGCGAGGACGTCCGGGCGCAGGTCGCCTTCTATGCCTCGACACGCACGTATCGCCCGGTCATGGACCTGCATGGCTGGGGAGACGCGGCCGAGCGTTTGCGGAAGCTGTCGCTCGAGGGCTCGTGGGAGGCGATGCCCCACGAGATCACCGACGCCATGGTGGAGGAAATGGCGATCGTCGGCCGCGAGGAGGAGGTGGTCCCTCGCCTGGCCGCCCGGTACGGTGGGCTCGCCGATCGGATCGTTCCGTACCCGATCGGCACCCGGGGGGACCGCGAGCGACTCCTGCGTTTGCTGGCACGGGAGATGGCGGCGTGAGCACCCGGCTCCAGCGGACCCGGCACCTCAGGAGCAAGATCCTGTGGGCGGCGGCCGAAATGTTCCGCAAGAAGGGATACCACGAGAGCTTGGTCGCCGACATCGCCCGAGAGCTGGGGATGGCGAAGCCGACGCTCTATCACTACTTCAAGAGCAAGCAGGAGCTGCTGTTCGAGTCGCACCTGCTGGCCGCTGCCACGGTGGTGGAAGACCTGCGCGAGATCAGGCA
The sequence above is drawn from the Candidatus Rokuibacteriota bacterium genome and encodes:
- a CDS encoding TIGR03617 family F420-dependent LLM class oxidoreductase yields the protein MPDSRPFRLDAPLAFASLEEIPALARRLERLGFEGAWTQEGVHDPFLPLAVAAPTTLRITLGTAVALAFPRSPMVTAYMAWDLQRASRGRFILGLGTQVRGHIERRFSAAWSSPGPRLREGVLALRAIWECWQHRTPLDFRGEYYGFTLMPPAFVPDPLPWFPIPVYLAGVNAYNCRLAGEVADGLHVHPFHTAPYLRDVITPQVEEGLRRSGRGRGSFTVAVTAFVAAGATARAVARQREDVRAQVAFYASTRTYRPVMDLHGWGDAAERLRKLSLEGSWEAMPHEITDAMVEEMAIVGREEEVVPRLAARYGGLADRIVPYPIGTRGDRERLLRLLAREMAA